The following are encoded in a window of Podospora pseudoanserina strain CBS 124.78 chromosome 6, whole genome shotgun sequence genomic DNA:
- a CDS encoding hypothetical protein (COG:I; EggNog:ENOG503NXVS) — protein sequence MAGSPVDQVPSATATTGGDEFGYPHGHFGHLTAEQEKALQDFKIFLGEKGLYTHAPGEKPSHEDWTLLRFLRARRWIVEDAYKQFKDTEDWRKANQLEVLYDTIDVEAYEETRSLYPQWTGRRDRRGIPIYLFQIRHLDGKTVANYEKKAESTSASLAKTDGSTPEKLLRLFALYENLTRFAQPLCSAMKDRDNAETPITLSTNIVDVSQVSLRMFWNLKSHMQAASTLATAHYPETLDRIFIIGAPYFFSTVWGWIKRWFDPITVSKIFILSAAEVKTELERFMEPRNIPKAYGGELEFEFFDRPNIDPRIKEAITWEKGHTDFPRGPAYWVPSEDGNTLELYAVGRQDGKQRREKICSIPSPFPKVEEPAAAVAGVKEEQEAKIEAAMEGVKALSVSSSDDKPSTAEISEKVAAAAVPDAVAEEQKPAAVKA from the exons aTGGCGGGCTCACCAGTGGACCAAGTCCCTTCTgccacggccaccaccggcggAGACGAGTTCGGGTACCCTCATGGACATTTCGGACACTTGACCGCCgagcaggagaaggcgctGCAGGATTTCAAGATCTtcttgggggagaaggggttgtaTACACATGCGCCTGGGGAGAAGCCGTCGCATGAGGATTGGACTTTGCT ACGATTTCtgcgggcgaggaggtggattgTGGAGGATGCGTACAAGCAGTTCAAGGATACCGAGGACTGGCGCAAGGCGAACCAGTTGGAGGTGCTGTATGACACGATTGATGTGGAGGCGTACGAGGagacgaggagcttg TACCCCCAATGGACGGGCAGACGAGACAGGCGCGGCATCCCGATTTACCTCTTCCAGATCCGCCATCTCGACGGTAAGACGGTCGCCAACtacgagaagaaggccgagtcGACGAGCGCCAGTCTGGCAAAGACTGATGGGTCAACACCCGAGAAGCTCCTCAGGCTGTTTGCCCTGTACGAGAACCTCACCCGATTTGCGCAGCCCCTCTGCTCGGCCATGAAAGACCGCGACAACGCCGAGACCCCCATCACGCTCAGCACCAACATCGTTGACGTCTCCCAGGTATCGCTGCGCATGTTCTGGAACCTAAAGTCACACATGCAGGCCGCCTCGACACTCGCCACAGCCCACTACCCCGAGACCCTCGACcgcatcttcatcatcggcgccCCTTACTTCTTTAGCACAGTCTGGGGCTGGATCAAGAGGTGGTTCGACCCCATCACCGTCTCCAagatcttcatcctctccgcGGCAGAAGTCAAGACCGAGCTGGAAAGATTCATGGAGCCGAGAAACATCCCCAAGGCGTACGGCGGCGAGCTGGAATTCGAATTCTTTGACCGGCCAAACATCGACCCCAGGATAAAAGAGGCGATCACCTGGGAAAAGGGGCACACCGACTTCCCCAGGGGGCCAGCTTATTGGGTCCCGTCCGAGGATGGCAACACGCTCGAGTTGTATGCGGTCGGCAGACAGGACGGAAagcaaagaagagaaaagatttGCAGCATTCCGTCGCCGTTTCCCAAGGTGGAAGAGCCGGCGGCGGCCGTTGCTGGTgtgaaggaggagcaggaggccaAGATCGAGGCTGCGATGGAGGGCGTCAAGGCGCTGTCGGTCTCTTCGTCGGATGACAAGCCGTCTACGGCGGAGATTTCGGAAAAGGTTGCCGCCGCTGCGGTGCCTGATGCGGTTgcggaggagcagaagccgGCTGCGGTCAAGGCTTAG
- a CDS encoding hypothetical protein (BUSCO:EOG092651OF; COG:S; EggNog:ENOG503P1GA), with protein sequence MAKAKKLSKAPTSDTGSTNSAGSSSAPTTTPSWLTDSLPLPALIVLDLDYTLWPFYSDIHISPPIRSLSPFVLSDRNGEHFSLFPDAPAILRLLSSPQCNIRLAVASKSPVGDLCREVLKSLRLPETEIRGQPKKVIDVFTTGGGGGLEIYESSKLRHFEVIAKRTGVRYEDMLFFDDERPNFEVESVGVTMKLVGRQGLCWEELEKGIQLWRERKGIVPATAGGSGSYAGGRW encoded by the exons ATGGCCAAAGCAAAGAAACTATCCAAAGCTCCAACCTCGGACACTGGCTCCACAAACAGCGCCGGATCATCCTCGGCGCCAACTACCACGCCCTCCTG GTTGAccgactccctccccctcccggcccTCATCGTTCTCGACCTAGACTACACGCTCTGGCCCTTCTACTCAGACATCCACATCTCGCCCCCcatccgctccctctccccctttgtACTATCCGACCGAAACGGCGAGcacttctccctcttccccgacgcccccgccatcctccgcctcctctcctccccacaaTGCAACATCCGCCTGGCTGTCGCGTCTAAATCCCCAGTCGGCGATCTATGTCGTGAAGTGCTCAAATCACTACGATTACCCGAGACGGAGATACGAGGGCAGCCGAAAAAGGTGATTGATGTCTTTACAACAGGCGGGGGCGGAGGGCTGGAGATTTATGAGAGCTCAAAACTACGGCATTTCGAGGTGATTGCCAAACGGACGGGGGTGCGGTACGAGGATATGCTGTTTTTTGATGACGAGAGGCCTAATTTCGAGGTGGAGAGCGTAGGAGTGACGATGAAGCTTGTTGGCAGGCAAGGGCTGTGctgggaggagctggaaaaggggatACAGCTTtggagggagagaaagggtATTGTTCCAGCTACTGCTGGCGGTAGCGGTTCATATgctggagggagatggtAA